One genomic region from Gossypium hirsutum isolate 1008001.06 chromosome D13, Gossypium_hirsutum_v2.1, whole genome shotgun sequence encodes:
- the LOC107920344 gene encoding protein EXECUTER 1, chloroplastic has product MASIPTPSPGNLTFPSHQFPSFKRSFYYPPARFPDSTLCRCSDNSSDNNSVSWRWDSAVVDVIKSAVKRFDSYLNPFRKHPAETGGVSENRRRRRDEEGGWDWDQWKKHFEQVDEQERLLSLLKAQLYEAVCKEDYEDAARLKVAIAAASTNDTVGRTMSHFNKAVVEERFKDAAFLRDTAGTGLVGWWAGLSDDTKDPHGLIIRITAEHGRYVARSFSPRQLTTASAGMPLFEIFLTVNKKGEYKQQAVYLKKRRVFPDPSKVSSKTSGATSRRVPSVTSEDKSNLVVVSTEDDEDGDYEDDDDDDDVAEDGSDVGEGLTSFQNLLQDMIPGVKVKVLKVSAPGKVDQDFISKVIEQIIDEDDEDKDAEVESIELDDELKSENDHERDQFEMDVDSGFIDSDKRGEIAVKVVVGGLVEKLSGSVPALDSVRVPAKLVKKGQLTFSFSIEEDVNQQVSSLKTKGSTDRKPKAQSQRSVDNIMFDLAKFIGSGRDKIPLKVLKDVGELINLTLNQAQNHQPLSGSTTFHRIETAASPDPLNGLYVGAHGLYTSEVIHLRRKFGQWQGDSGTKEPSDLEFYEYVEAEKLTGDPYVPAGQVAFRARVGKRYQLPHKGIIPEEFGVVARYKGQGRLAEPGFRNPRWVDGELVILDGKYIKGGPVVGFVYWAPEYHFLVFFNRLRLQP; this is encoded by the exons ATGGCTTCAATCCCAACTCCTTCACCTGGTAATCTCACATTCCCGAGCCATCAGTTTCCGTCTTTTAAAAGATCGTTTTATTACCCGCCGGCGAGGTTCCCCGATTCCACTCTGTGCCGCTGCTCCGATAACTCTTCCGACAACAATTCCGTTAGCTGGAGGTGGGACTCCGCCGTTGTAGACGTTATCAAGAGTGCCGTCAAACGATTCGATTCGTACTTGAACCCTTTCCGTAAACACCCCGCGGAAACCGGCGGCGTTTCTGAGAACCGACGGCGGCGACGAGACGAAGAGGGAGGTTGGGATTGGGATCAATGGAAAAAGCACTTCGAACAAGTCGATGAACAAGAACGGCTCCTGTCCCTTTTGAAG GCACAGTTATATGAAGCTGTATGTAAAGAAGATTATGAGGATGCTGCTAGGTTAAAAGTTGCAATTGCAGCTGCTTCTACAAATGACACTGTTGGCAGAACCATGTCCCATTTTAAT AAAGCAGTAGTGGAAGAACGTTTCAAGGATGCAGCATTTTTACGAGACACTGCCGGTACTGGGTtg GTTGGATGGTGGGCTGGTCTATCCGATGATACCAAAGATCCTCACGGTCTAATTATACGTATAACTGCCGAGCATGGCAGATATGTCGCTAGGAGTTTTAGTCCTAG GCAACTCACTACTGCATCGGCTGGTATGCCCTTATTTGAGATCTTTCTTACTGTAAACAAGAAAGGTGAATACAAACAGCAG GCAGTGTACTTGAAAAAGAGAAGGGTTTTCCCAGATCCTTCAAAGGTGTCTTCTAAAACATCAGGAGCCACAAGTCGCAGGGTTCCATCAGTCACCAGTGAAGACAAAAGTAATCTTGTTGTTGTGAGTACAGAAGATGATGAAGATGGTGAttatgaagatgatgatgatgatgatgatgttgcaGAAGATGGATCTGATGTGGGTGAGGGACTAACTAGTTTTCAGAATTTACTGCAAGATATGATTCCTGGGGTGAAGGTCAAGGTCTTGAAAGTCAGTGCACCCGGGAAAGTGGACCAAGATTTTATATCTAAGGTGATTGAGCAGATCATTGATGAAGACGACGAAGATAAAGATGCTGAGGTGGAAAGTATAGAATTGGATGATGAACTTAAGAGTGAAAATGACCATGAGAGAGATCAGTTTGAGATGGATGTTGATAGTGGGTTTATTGATAGTGATAAGCGAGGTGAAATTGCAGTTAAAGTTGTCGTTGGTGGTCTTGTAGAAAAACTTTCTGGCAGTGTACCTGCATTGGACTCAGTTAGAGTGCCTGCTAAGCTAGTGAAAAAGGGGCAACTAACATTTTCATTTTCTATAGAAGAAGACGTAAACCAACAAGTTTCTAGTCTCAAGACAAAGGGTTCGACGGATAGGAAACCAAAGGCTCAAAGCCAACGTAGCGTAGATAACATAATGTTTGATCTTGCTAAATTTATTGGCAGTGGCAGAGACAAGATACCTTTGAAG GTGCTGAAAGATGTTGGCGAATTAATAAATCTCACTCTCAATCAagctcaaaatcatcaaccactATCTGGATCAACAACTTTCCATCGCATTGAAACTGCAGCATCACCAGATCCTCTAAACG GACTATATGTCGGTGCGCATGGGCTTTACACTTCTGAAGTCATTCATCTTAGACGCAAATTTGGCCAGTGGCAAGGGGATAGTGGGACTAAGGAGCCTTCAGATCTTGAATTTTATGAATATGTGGAAGCTGAAAAACTAACCGGGGATCCTTATGTGCCAGCAGGCCAG GTGGCATTTCGAGCCAGAGTTGGTAAAAGATATCAGCTCCCACATAAAGGAATAATTCCTGAAGAATTTGGAGTG GTTGCTCGATATAAAGGACAAGGGAGGCTTGCTGAGCCAGGCTTTCGAAATCCACGATGGGTTGATGGTGAACTTGTCATTCTTGATGGGAAG TACATCAAAGGAGGGCCTGTTGTCGGATTTGTATACTGGGCTCCTGAATATCACTTCTTGGTGTTCTTCAATCGACTAAGACTTCAACCATAG